In Thermococcus thioreducens, a genomic segment contains:
- a CDS encoding glycosyltransferase family 39 protein gives MKRESLYLPLLLISAFIIRLIPHRTLLLATYDEYLHRDITLRIVSQGIGSIPKDIPSLIGLRAYSYPPLFHIIGAAFYKIFPSDYLFFVLPAVYGTLAVLGFYLAFKELTGDKNRALLATAFLAFAPNSIYRTSLYIPENLGLFLFSVSLLFLIRFMKSRKLSNLVFLAIVMTVYMLTHRGWIFFAMAAVLLFASYLWPFIRKNLHYLVVLAVLAFTAYTQVSFIQSTVGELFLRLQRSEVSFLGYFKWIGVIQLVFGAIASPYYFKRDSIRRGFVLWAWAFMLAGGISFRFRDPYATIPLSVMAAEYLIDAVFPAIGPFIQRAFEDVKGPGAEWIKSISRKHWVTSLVILLLLVTPLAQGAYGAYKYVEAPTVSDKEAYEWIVQNTPENATILVWWDMGYLLIGNTHRKDVVIWKKVYQGFFGEAPTVREAGQAYTDHVVMFSSNQREWAYYLMRKYNVSYIFVDRKRYSYGLIRYGLMEYAPYDTHFKVEFCNGGSVIYRFIPEPTLKMEQPFPLNYTGNYSPLVNFLEKFWTGYNYADFDTRYKAYFNLNAWMVDLYSRLYQKTGDDAFNARTDWLLRWLSYKQMDNGAFPWGVPPNDFTLYTAYTLEPLKEVNFDGKGRSLKLLESREREDYFMTTPKDNKGGLVTNALMLPVYKELGILNSTTEKNIVIQLLREQKEDGSWNNNLGTTIALASSLARYYQLTGNESVLKAVRKAAEWMTGEQEDSGKLKAEKYEYAYSRATYAQMAYIYHVAGLKDAEEKTLSFIENTFDPNREVHPLDSVLTMYRYFSYAYGSDRAIDMINGLLKAHPLLSFS, from the coding sequence ATGAAGAGAGAAAGCCTCTACCTCCCCCTGCTTCTCATTTCTGCTTTCATCATCAGACTCATTCCCCACAGAACGCTTCTCTTAGCGACATACGACGAGTACCTTCACCGAGACATAACCCTGAGGATAGTCAGCCAAGGCATAGGCTCGATCCCAAAGGATATACCTTCCCTGATCGGACTGAGGGCCTACAGCTATCCGCCTCTGTTCCATATAATCGGCGCGGCGTTTTACAAGATATTCCCGTCCGATTACCTCTTCTTCGTCCTTCCGGCAGTCTACGGCACCCTCGCAGTGCTTGGCTTCTACCTGGCGTTTAAGGAGCTCACGGGGGACAAAAACCGCGCCCTTCTTGCGACGGCATTTCTTGCCTTTGCCCCCAACTCCATATACAGGACTAGCCTCTACATCCCTGAAAACCTCGGTCTGTTCCTGTTCTCGGTAAGCCTGCTGTTCCTGATAAGATTCATGAAATCGAGGAAGCTCTCCAACCTGGTCTTTCTGGCCATCGTGATGACGGTCTACATGCTGACCCACAGGGGGTGGATATTCTTTGCCATGGCCGCGGTTCTGCTGTTCGCCTCCTACCTGTGGCCTTTCATAAGAAAGAACCTCCACTACCTTGTCGTCCTAGCAGTTCTAGCGTTCACAGCCTACACGCAGGTGTCTTTCATCCAGTCAACCGTTGGGGAGCTGTTCCTCAGGCTTCAGCGAAGCGAAGTGAGCTTCCTGGGCTACTTCAAGTGGATAGGCGTTATCCAGCTCGTCTTTGGAGCGATAGCAAGCCCATACTATTTCAAAAGGGACAGCATACGACGTGGCTTCGTCCTCTGGGCCTGGGCGTTTATGCTGGCCGGCGGAATTTCCTTCCGCTTCCGCGACCCTTACGCGACAATACCCCTCTCAGTTATGGCCGCAGAGTACCTTATTGACGCTGTCTTTCCTGCCATCGGACCGTTTATCCAGAGAGCCTTCGAAGACGTGAAAGGTCCGGGCGCTGAGTGGATAAAGAGTATTTCACGAAAGCACTGGGTAACCTCACTGGTAATCCTGCTGTTGTTGGTTACCCCTCTTGCCCAGGGAGCCTACGGAGCTTACAAGTACGTCGAGGCGCCAACTGTGAGCGATAAGGAGGCCTACGAGTGGATAGTCCAGAACACTCCTGAAAACGCCACAATACTCGTTTGGTGGGATATGGGATATCTCCTCATAGGCAACACACACAGAAAGGACGTTGTCATATGGAAAAAAGTCTATCAGGGATTCTTTGGAGAGGCTCCCACCGTGAGGGAGGCGGGCCAGGCGTACACTGACCACGTCGTAATGTTCAGCTCAAACCAGCGCGAGTGGGCGTATTATCTTATGAGGAAATACAACGTAAGCTACATCTTCGTTGACAGGAAACGGTATTCGTACGGCCTCATCCGCTACGGCCTTATGGAATACGCCCCCTATGATACCCATTTCAAGGTTGAATTCTGCAACGGCGGTTCGGTCATATACCGCTTCATTCCAGAACCTACCCTAAAGATGGAACAGCCGTTTCCTCTAAACTATACCGGAAATTACTCACCGCTCGTCAATTTCCTGGAGAAGTTCTGGACGGGATATAATTATGCCGACTTCGACACCAGGTACAAGGCCTACTTCAATCTTAATGCCTGGATGGTTGACCTCTACTCACGCCTCTACCAAAAGACCGGAGATGATGCCTTCAACGCCCGCACAGACTGGCTCCTCCGCTGGCTTTCATACAAGCAGATGGACAACGGAGCGTTCCCCTGGGGAGTTCCACCCAACGACTTTACCCTGTACACCGCGTACACCCTCGAACCTCTGAAGGAGGTCAACTTCGACGGAAAGGGGAGGTCGCTCAAGTTGCTGGAGAGCAGGGAACGCGAGGACTACTTTATGACAACACCGAAGGACAATAAAGGTGGCCTCGTGACAAACGCTCTCATGCTCCCAGTTTACAAGGAGCTTGGAATCCTGAACTCCACAACCGAGAAGAACATCGTCATCCAGCTACTGAGGGAGCAGAAGGAGGATGGAAGCTGGAACAACAACCTCGGCACCACCATAGCACTCGCCTCAAGCCTCGCAAGGTACTATCAGCTGACGGGCAATGAGAGCGTCCTCAAAGCGGTCAGAAAAGCGGCCGAATGGATGACAGGGGAGCAGGAGGATAGCGGAAAGCTGAAGGCAGAGAAGTATGAGTACGCGTATTCCAGAGCTACCTACGCCCAGATGGCATACATTTATCACGTCGCCGGACTTAAGGACGCGGAGGAGAAGACCCTCAGCTTCATCGAGAACACGTTCGACCCCAACAGGGAGGTACACCCCCTCGATTCAGTGC